Proteins encoded in a region of the Mycolicibacterium chitae genome:
- a CDS encoding VOC family protein, translating to MRDWYLKVLGAHAVYENEAMSFLTFDEEHHRVALLGLPPGVLADRTPLTTGMAHSAFTFPTLGDLLDKYLELKAEDIHPRVPVQHGLTTSIYYRDPDGNMVELQIDNFATPDEATEYMKGPEYAADPIGPSFDVDELIKAYRGGTPEAELITRTWAKTTPQVNPFELLTTA from the coding sequence ATGCGTGATTGGTACCTGAAAGTCCTTGGCGCCCACGCCGTTTACGAGAACGAAGCGATGTCCTTCCTGACCTTCGACGAGGAACATCACCGGGTCGCCCTCCTCGGCCTGCCGCCGGGCGTGCTCGCCGACCGCACACCGCTGACGACGGGTATGGCCCACTCGGCGTTCACCTTCCCCACCCTGGGCGATCTGCTCGACAAGTACCTGGAGTTGAAGGCCGAGGACATCCATCCGCGGGTGCCCGTGCAACACGGGTTGACCACCTCGATCTACTACCGGGATCCGGACGGCAACATGGTCGAACTCCAGATCGACAACTTTGCGACGCCCGACGAGGCCACGGAGTACATGAAGGGCCCCGAGTACGCCGCGGACCCGATCGGCCCCAGCTTCGATGTCGACGAGTTGATCAAGGCCTATCGCGGCGGCACCCCGGAAGCCGAACTCATCACGCGCACCTGGGCCAAGACCACCCCGCAGGTAAACCCCTTCGAACTTCTCACCACCGCCTAG
- a CDS encoding TetR/AcrR family transcriptional regulator, which produces MSARKAQAEETRRRILDVAVEAFSAQHYDAVAVSDIATSAGVAHGLLFHYFKNKRGLYLAAMEEAAREFDAAHQNDPDLPPGAQMRQRYYNQFAYLARHRGLATRLVLGGRGADPEAWAFFEDQRWQEIARGCTALGLDPEKPALRMMLSAATATVDAVAAFWHQNGQPFDVKALGDVLFEQTIEALRGAARLDPTLQPSVEKAIEQLRADT; this is translated from the coding sequence ATGTCTGCCCGGAAGGCTCAGGCGGAGGAAACTCGCCGCCGGATCCTTGACGTTGCGGTGGAGGCATTCTCGGCGCAGCACTACGACGCCGTCGCCGTGAGTGACATCGCGACCTCGGCCGGGGTGGCGCACGGTTTGCTGTTCCACTACTTCAAGAACAAGCGCGGGCTGTATCTGGCGGCCATGGAGGAGGCGGCGCGCGAGTTCGACGCCGCCCATCAGAACGACCCCGACCTGCCGCCCGGTGCCCAGATGCGGCAGCGGTACTACAACCAGTTCGCCTACCTGGCGCGCCACCGCGGTCTGGCCACGCGCCTGGTGCTCGGCGGCCGGGGGGCCGACCCCGAGGCGTGGGCCTTCTTCGAAGATCAACGCTGGCAAGAGATCGCGCGGGGTTGCACCGCGCTGGGTCTCGACCCGGAAAAGCCGGCGCTGCGCATGATGCTCAGTGCCGCGACCGCGACCGTGGATGCCGTCGCGGCGTTCTGGCATCAGAACGGACAGCCCTTCGACGTCAAGGCGCTCGGCGACGTGCTGTTCGAGCAGACCATCGAGGCGCTGCGTGGCGCTGCCCGGCTCGATCCGACCTTGCAGCCGTCGGTGGAAAAGGCGATCGAACAACTGCGTGCCGACACGTAA
- a CDS encoding fumarylacetoacetate hydrolase family protein, producing the protein MRLINLAGRAALDQGGTAVDIEEASAGRFSAAFQDLLERWDEFRDWAATLGDADGRPFEEAELAAPVGTPRQIFAIGLNYRGHAEETGIDIPDTPMVFTKFASSITGPYDDVVMPPGSVDWEAELVAVIGRRAEGVAVERAWEHVAGLTVGQDLSERDLQVKPPAPQQFSLAKSHPGFAPLGPALVTPDEFANPDDLEISCAIDDQQVQQARTGDLIFTVPFLVSYLSGILPLLPGDLIFTGTPSGIGFALNPPRYLRDGERLSTYVEGIGTMRNRMTAAKARG; encoded by the coding sequence ATGCGCCTGATCAACCTCGCCGGCCGGGCCGCCCTGGACCAGGGCGGAACCGCCGTCGACATCGAAGAAGCCAGCGCCGGGCGGTTCTCGGCCGCGTTCCAGGACCTGCTGGAGCGCTGGGACGAATTCCGGGACTGGGCAGCCACACTCGGTGACGCCGACGGCCGGCCGTTCGAAGAGGCCGAACTGGCAGCGCCCGTCGGCACACCTCGCCAGATCTTCGCGATCGGCCTCAACTACCGCGGCCACGCCGAGGAAACCGGGATCGACATTCCCGACACCCCGATGGTGTTCACCAAGTTCGCTTCCTCGATCACCGGGCCCTACGACGACGTCGTCATGCCCCCGGGTTCGGTGGACTGGGAGGCGGAACTGGTCGCGGTGATCGGCCGCCGAGCCGAAGGCGTCGCAGTGGAACGGGCGTGGGAGCATGTCGCGGGCCTGACGGTCGGCCAGGATCTGTCCGAGCGCGACCTGCAGGTCAAACCGCCTGCCCCGCAGCAGTTCAGCCTGGCCAAGTCGCATCCCGGGTTCGCGCCACTGGGCCCGGCCCTGGTGACGCCGGACGAGTTCGCCAACCCCGATGACCTCGAGATCAGCTGCGCGATCGACGATCAGCAGGTCCAGCAGGCCCGCACCGGCGACCTGATCTTCACGGTGCCGTTCCTGGTGTCCTACCTCTCCGGCATCCTGCCGCTGCTGCCCGGGGACCTGATCTTCACCGGGACCCCGTCGGGCATCGGATTCGCCCTGAACCCCCCGCGGTACCTGCGCGACGGTGAACGGCTGTCGACCTACGTCGAGGGCATCGGCACCATGCGCAACCGGATGACGGCCGCCAAGGCGCGCGGATGA